In one Diabrotica virgifera virgifera chromosome 5, PGI_DIABVI_V3a genomic region, the following are encoded:
- the LOC114342831 gene encoding uncharacterized protein LOC114342831 codes for MNALTTFIAICCLSVTAKARPGIGSTKLEGIPDLQTFGGISYPKYDILHLGEYSKGFVPGDTIHESKHETITVPKPYPVKIPVPHPYPVHISKPYPVVETKYVKVPYAVPHEIVKHVPVPVEVPKPYPVSVHEHGDSHGAGSSPVYGVQNGGEHYGTSEQVSNYETQEPNIEEGGLSGHQENSLTDGNPGWVPVEHHEE; via the exons ACCACTTTCATTGCAATTTGCTGTTTATCAGTAACAGCAAAGGCGAGACCAGGAATTGGGTCAACAAAGCTAGAAGGTATTCCGGATCTGCAAACTTTTGGTGGAATCTCTTACCccaaatatgacatacttcatcTTGGTGAATATTCCAAAGGATTTGTACCCGGAGATACCATTCATGAAAGCAAACACGAAACAATTACTGTACCAAAACCCTACCCCGTAAAAATTCCAGTCCCCCATCCCTATCCAGTTCACATTTCCAAACCCTATCCTGTTGTTGAGACTAAGTACGTCAAAGTACCATATGCAGTGCCCCATGAAATTGTCAAACATGTTCCCGTTCCCGTAGAAGTGCCAAAACCATACCCAGTGTCGGTGCATGAACATGGTGATTCTCATGGAGCAGGATCCTCACCCGTCTATGGAGTACAAAATGGTGGAGAACATTATG GAACTTCCGAACAGGTCTCAAACTATGAAACACAGGAACCCAATATCGAAGAAGGTGGTTTAAGCGGGCATCAAGAAAACAGTTTAACGGACGGTAACCCAGGCTGGGTACCAGTTGAACATCACGAAGAGTAA